The genomic DNA CGTGGACATAGTCTGGAATTATTCGGTAGAGACCTTGTGGCCGCACGGACGCCGCATCGCGGTGTCCCCGGCCAACGCCGAGGCCACTCTGGAACCGGAGCTAAGTAAGGATGCCACGCTCTATCTAGCGCTCATCCTGACGCTTTCGCCTACCGACGTCCTCTTAGGCGAAAAAGACTACGAACTCCTCCTCGCCATCCACCACGCGGTTCAAGACTTCCACCTGGGCGTGCGCGTGCAAGGCGTGCCCGCCGTGCGCATGCCCGATGGAGTGGTGATGAGCCTGCGCAATACCAATGTTCCTGCCGCCGCCCGCGAGCAGGCCGCGGCTCTCTCTGCCGCGCTGACCGCTGGTGCGCATGCCGCCGAGGCCGGTGCCGAGCAGGTCCGCGAGGTCGCCGCGGAGGTGCTGAGCGCCGCCGGCGTTGAGCCCGAATACCTCGAGGTGCGCGGCCGCGACTTGGGTAACCCGCCTGCGGAGGGTGATGCCCGCTTACTCGTTGCCGCTACCATCGGCAGCGTGCGGCTCATCGATAATGTGGGCCTGCCGCTGGGCATCGGTTTTAATAACATCGAAGAACATGAGGCCAAGGCCGAGCTCGAGCGCGAGCAACAACGTGCGCTACAGCGCGCGCAGGGCACCGCTTCCCAGCAGCTATCGGAGGACTAATGACCGATATCCAGATCCGTGACCTTGACCCGCGCGATGAGCCCAAAGCCATTTCTTTTGCCATCGAGGGCATGCACCTGCACTGGTTTGTGAAGAACCCGCGCTTTGAGCGCGCCTACGGCCGTTACTTTTGGGATTTAGAGCGCGCCAAGGCCACCGATATTTTGGCGGCCTACGATGGCGGCCGCTTCCTGGGCGTGCTTTTGGCCTCCATGAAGGGCAAGCCCGCGTTGCCGTATCCGTGGTGGCGCAAGGCTTATGTCCGTGCGGTGGAAATCTTCCATAACCTGCGCCCGGGCGGACACCGCGATGATTATGATTCCGCCAATAAGGACATGTTGCTTGAGTACTTGGGCGAGCACGCCGTCGACGGCGAAATCGGCTTCCTCGTCGCCGAGCCGAACTCCGGCGTGAGCGGCGTGGGCACGGCCCTGCTCGAGGCCTTCGAAGCTCGCCACGCGGGAAAGAATATCTACCTGTATACCGATGACGGCTGCACGTACCAGTTCTACGATAGCCGTGGCTTCACCCAGGTGGGCGAGCGCACCATTGCAGTCAACGAGGACCGCGACTTAGTGTGCATGCTCTATGTGCGGCGCCTTGGCACGCCGCAGTCTTAGCGTGCCGCAGGCTTAACGCGCCAAC from Corynebacterium tuberculostearicum includes the following:
- a CDS encoding pantoate--beta-alanine ligase; protein product: MSLELGNATVISKIERIRMVGSAFHKTGRPVAFVPLTTGVHAGHIALVRAAKRIRGAVTVVALQSPREEDLELLRAEGVDIVWNYSVETLWPHGRRIAVSPANAEATLEPELSKDATLYLALILTLSPTDVLLGEKDYELLLAIHHAVQDFHLGVRVQGVPAVRMPDGVVMSLRNTNVPAAAREQAAALSAALTAGAHAAEAGAEQVREVAAEVLSAAGVEPEYLEVRGRDLGNPPAEGDARLLVAATIGSVRLIDNVGLPLGIGFNNIEEHEAKAELEREQQRALQRAQGTASQQLSED
- a CDS encoding GNAT family N-acetyltransferase, translated to MTDIQIRDLDPRDEPKAISFAIEGMHLHWFVKNPRFERAYGRYFWDLERAKATDILAAYDGGRFLGVLLASMKGKPALPYPWWRKAYVRAVEIFHNLRPGGHRDDYDSANKDMLLEYLGEHAVDGEIGFLVAEPNSGVSGVGTALLEAFEARHAGKNIYLYTDDGCTYQFYDSRGFTQVGERTIAVNEDRDLVCMLYVRRLGTPQS